One window of the Carboxydothermus pertinax genome contains the following:
- a CDS encoding ATP-binding protein, with translation MIEKIFEPGFSTKGEGRGMGLYSVKKLVKKYNGNIQVKSDANWTIFTVRIPDKSGSGR, from the coding sequence TTGATTGAAAAAATTTTTGAACCGGGATTTTCTACCAAAGGCGAGGGCAGGGGGATGGGGCTTTACAGCGTGAAAAAACTTGTGAAGAAGTATAACGGAAATATTCAGGTAAAAAGTGATGCAAACTGGACTATCTTTACGGTTCGGATACCGGATAAAAGTGGCTCGGGGAGGTGA
- a CDS encoding lysine exporter LysO family protein: MFYIALPLVLFSLGFVLGYFKWSYFLNRIFVKMFSLSLFVLLFVIGAKLATNEEVLKNLMVLGLKSFGIMLFAALGSMLLIYLFERKAKVEVAEENLSQTHDDLKFVGVLVLTVVLGGVGGAYLLPEKFLNLSDRIITFALAFLYLGTGVSFGGDRELIKKVREKGVKIISFPLLALLGSIAGGFAASLIFNINPGIAVSSAGGMGFYSVTTAILAKNLGIEAGTIGFLANVLRELFTILLTPLLARLFPYFPLSVAGATSMDTTLGVITRVQGPYYGAIALLSGTVLTIIVPIVLPFLTLL, encoded by the coding sequence TTGTTTTATATAGCTTTACCGCTTGTTTTATTCTCTCTGGGTTTTGTTTTGGGATATTTTAAGTGGTCTTACTTTTTAAACCGCATTTTTGTTAAAATGTTTAGTCTTTCTTTATTTGTTCTACTTTTTGTGATTGGAGCAAAACTTGCTACCAACGAGGAAGTTTTAAAAAACCTTATGGTTCTTGGGCTTAAAAGTTTTGGAATTATGCTTTTTGCGGCTTTGGGGAGTATGCTTTTAATCTACCTTTTTGAAAGAAAAGCCAAAGTAGAAGTAGCTGAAGAAAATCTTTCCCAAACTCACGATGACCTTAAATTTGTAGGTGTCTTAGTTTTAACGGTGGTTTTAGGAGGAGTAGGGGGAGCATATCTTTTACCGGAAAAATTTCTTAACCTAAGTGACAGGATCATTACCTTTGCCCTTGCTTTTTTGTACCTGGGAACCGGCGTTAGCTTTGGCGGAGATCGGGAACTCATAAAAAAGGTGCGCGAAAAAGGGGTAAAAATAATTTCCTTTCCTCTGTTAGCTCTTTTAGGAAGTATTGCTGGGGGTTTTGCTGCTTCATTAATATTTAACATAAATCCAGGAATCGCGGTTTCATCCGCAGGCGGCATGGGGTTTTACAGCGTAACTACCGCCATTTTAGCCAAAAACCTGGGGATTGAAGCCGGGACAATTGGATTTTTAGCCAATGTTTTACGGGAGTTATTTACTATCCTCTTAACCCCGTTATTAGCCCGCCTTTTCCCGTATTTTCCTCTATCGGTGGCCGGAGCTACTTCCATGGATACCACCTTAGGGGTAATTACCCGGGTCCAGGGACCCTATTACGGGGCTATCGCCCTTTTATCTGGGACGGTATTAACAATTATTGTGCCAATAGTCCTGCCTTTTTTAACCCTGCTTTAG
- a CDS encoding ferritin-like domain-containing protein, giving the protein MHLGKLSLGEVLEFAVSVERNGLAMYRQFAVTFAGTELEKLFDELADEEVKHEEDFKRMLGEAKVENLPESYFDEYRQYLESIVNLHLFQGKKVEEVAAKISDANEALKFALEFEKDSLLFFLELKNLVDDKDKAMVDKLINEERGHVLKLSKKLIS; this is encoded by the coding sequence ATGCATCTTGGAAAACTTAGTTTAGGAGAAGTCTTAGAATTTGCCGTAAGTGTGGAAAGAAACGGCCTTGCCATGTACCGCCAGTTTGCGGTGACTTTTGCCGGAACGGAGTTAGAAAAACTGTTTGATGAGCTGGCCGATGAAGAAGTAAAGCACGAAGAAGATTTTAAAAGGATGCTTGGCGAAGCTAAAGTGGAAAACCTGCCGGAAAGCTATTTTGATGAATACCGGCAGTATTTAGAAAGTATCGTTAATCTTCATCTTTTCCAGGGTAAAAAAGTTGAAGAGGTGGCAGCGAAAATTTCGGATGCCAATGAAGCTTTAAAATTTGCTTTGGAGTTTGAAAAAGATAGTTTGTTGTTTTTCCTGGAATTAAAAAATTTAGTTGATGATAAAGATAAAGCTATGGTCGATAAATTAATAAACGAAGAACGGGGACACGTGTTAAAGCTAAGTAAAAAGCTAATATCTTAA
- a CDS encoding enoyl-CoA hydratase/isomerase family protein, translating into MGNTVLFEQNGKVGIITLNRPEVVNAVNEEMQVELAEILLQVKNNENIRAVVLTGAGPGFCAGGDVKRMLANFAKTPADQRATLMENLVHNWLTLLINLEKPVISAVHGYAVGAGLSIALATDIIIAARSTIFSMAFAQVGLLPDLSGLFFMARTLGVHRAKELIFTADRFSAEKAYELGIVNRVVDDDLYLDEAMNLAKQLAEGPTRAYGYAKKLLHLAPSLDLNTFFEYERLYQSLVAETEDYREGVNAFIEKRPPKFKGR; encoded by the coding sequence GTGGGTAACACGGTACTTTTTGAACAAAACGGCAAAGTGGGGATAATAACCTTAAACCGTCCGGAAGTTGTCAATGCGGTTAATGAAGAAATGCAGGTGGAATTGGCCGAAATTCTCCTTCAGGTTAAAAATAACGAAAATATACGAGCGGTGGTCTTAACCGGTGCCGGTCCCGGTTTTTGTGCCGGTGGCGATGTGAAAAGGATGCTTGCTAACTTTGCCAAAACACCGGCGGACCAGCGGGCTACTTTAATGGAAAACTTAGTGCATAATTGGTTGACCCTTTTAATTAATCTGGAAAAACCGGTAATTTCAGCAGTTCACGGCTATGCAGTTGGGGCAGGACTTAGTATTGCTCTTGCCACCGACATTATTATTGCCGCCCGGTCAACTATTTTCTCCATGGCGTTTGCCCAGGTAGGGTTACTGCCCGACCTTTCGGGCCTGTTTTTTATGGCCCGAACCTTAGGAGTACACCGGGCGAAAGAACTAATCTTTACTGCCGACCGGTTTTCAGCAGAAAAAGCTTATGAACTGGGAATAGTAAACCGGGTGGTGGATGATGACCTTTATTTAGATGAGGCGATGAATTTAGCGAAGCAGTTAGCGGAAGGCCCCACCCGGGCCTACGGCTATGCAAAAAAGCTTTTACATTTAGCTCCATCTTTGGACTTAAATACTTTCTTTGAATATGAGCGGCTTTATCAGTCTTTAGTGGCGGAAACCGAAGACTACCGGGAAGGGGTTAATGCCTTTATTGAAAAAAGACCTCCCAAGTTTAAAGGAAGATAA
- a CDS encoding YckD family protein, producing MNKKLLVGLIVVLLLAIAVPAIAAVTNPQLEELKGLYRQMAEVQKKMVDVRVKAGLLTKEQGEVIKKNIDARLDYLEKNPAAVTPGPGAGGYGFGPGVACPNALAGYGGCGFGGGFGGCGFGGGAYAPTTPPATN from the coding sequence ATGAACAAAAAACTTCTGGTAGGTTTAATTGTTGTTTTACTGCTGGCCATAGCCGTTCCGGCAATTGCTGCAGTTACCAATCCGCAGTTAGAGGAACTTAAAGGATTGTACCGTCAGATGGCTGAGGTCCAGAAAAAGATGGTGGATGTGCGGGTGAAAGCTGGGCTATTAACTAAAGAGCAGGGTGAAGTGATTAAAAAGAACATCGATGCAAGACTTGACTATCTTGAGAAAAATCCTGCTGCTGTTACTCCCGGACCTGGTGCCGGTGGTTACGGCTTTGGCCCTGGAGTTGCCTGTCCTAACGCTTTAGCTGGATATGGCGGCTGCGGATTTGGAGGCGGCTTTGGTGGCTGCGGATTTGGCGGCGGTGCTTATGCTCCAACTACCCCTCCGGCAACCAATTAG
- a CDS encoding GHKL domain-containing protein has protein sequence MAGGLYTALKGIRDFVENYLPKYTLVVIQVPGKMEESKIGQDVSTGFIVLGNLIDNAFEAVEKLPSDQRKVEVELTKDLMGYVFIVRNYACR, from the coding sequence TTGGCAGGTGGACTTTATACTGCTTTAAAAGGAATTAGAGATTTTGTGGAGAATTACTTACCAAAGTACACTTTGGTTGTCATACAAGTGCCAGGAAAAATGGAGGAAAGTAAAATTGGACAGGATGTCTCTACCGGTTTTATTGTTTTGGGAAATTTGATAGACAATGCTTTTGAAGCGGTCGAAAAACTGCCTTCGGATCAAAGAAAGGTAGAGGTGGAACTTACAAAAGACTTAATGGGTTATGTTTTTATAGTTAGAAACTACGCTTGCCGATAA
- a CDS encoding zinc ribbon domain-containing protein, producing the protein MVSQTSPLCPYCGFLNEEGVKICKNCGNNLDLNQVIIDPAAAMWQGVHVSRRLLDKPLSSKPGVIRGLIFMGILWLIVCIFTFSQFIKSLKEMLGVRESIEIILSEGLNELLLLGFTVLITYFWLKVAKKIFTGKNKKGFFEK; encoded by the coding sequence ATGGTTTCTCAAACCTCACCCCTTTGCCCTTACTGCGGTTTTTTAAATGAAGAAGGAGTTAAAATTTGCAAAAACTGCGGCAATAACCTTGACCTAAACCAAGTAATCATTGACCCGGCGGCTGCGATGTGGCAAGGGGTACATGTTAGCCGGCGGCTTTTGGATAAACCTTTATCCAGCAAGCCGGGGGTTATTAGAGGATTGATCTTTATGGGGATACTGTGGCTTATTGTTTGTATTTTTACTTTTTCCCAGTTTATTAAGAGCTTAAAAGAAATGCTTGGAGTAAGGGAATCGATAGAAATTATTTTAAGTGAAGGACTTAACGAACTGTTGCTTTTGGGATTTACGGTTCTTATCACTTATTTTTGGTTAAAAGTGGCGAAAAAAATATTTACCGGTAAGAATAAAAAGGGATTTTTCGAAAAATGA